The segment tatatatatatataagttgaaCATCTCTTTTAAGACTTATCTATAAGTAATAAGTTATTTTGATGTAtggtgaacaaaaaaaaaatctacatacgAATTGACTAGGACTTTTTTGAGAGATAATGTTATTCCGTAAGCGAATTAAGAATTTACgaattgggatttttttaaaaataattctcattttcaaattctgttcagttttcatttaaatagatcACACAGAGAAAGTTACAAACAGGAATCGATTCGTGATTTTCTCGGTGACTATGGAACAAATAGTTGGAATGCTGAGGATGATCTAAATTCTTGAGCCTTTTTAAATGCTCAGCAGAAACTAGAAGTTATAAATTCATGCATGCAATTTTGgtcgaaaaaaaataattggtcttttATACCAAAGATCGGGTGatatttaatcatgaaaatatagCACAATATCTTGTGCAAAGAGAGATGCAGTTCAAAAAAATGAAGCgaacttctttataaaatttttggcttcaatgaaaagtttgaaaaatatgctagaaaatgGAAATTCTTACCTCAAgatgataagaaaaattaaattgctgataacgcataaaatattttttttaaactttctcaacaagaaaaaaaatgttaccttACGaaagattaaattagaattagaatcCTACTCTCCTGTCGTTTGTAATGGCTCAATATTTCGttcttaatgaaaagaaaatttaccaGTTCCTTTCTTAACAGCTTCTAAATGCAAAGGGTTCTTCTTAACAATACATGACAAACGTGGAACCCTTACATACATGACACAAATAACCATATTAAAATTCtatgtatacaaaataaataaataaatagaaaatctcCTTCACTGAAACCTGATCCTTAGGCATACTGCTAGGTACTAGGGTGTCTtcaaaaaaaagaagacattGACAAAACTTTTTGGATTTTCAGAATGCCGATACCTCCAAAGATTCTGAATTTTCTCTAAATGGACTTGGTATCAATTTAGGCCTTGGAAGCTCTTAATCTATCAAATCAGAAAAATCAGaggatttattttttcctttttaaataaatatatgttacttCTGCTCATGAGAAGATTTTGAAAGAGGATTGACTTAATAGACTTCAGAAATTCGTTATCGAGAATATCTTTGATTAAGAAATGCAGTTTCAAATACTCTGGCACAGCACATCCTGTCAGGTTcttgtcttttttatttctaGGAACAAATTATTGCTGAACCGCTAACATCGCCAGATTtctctatattaaaatataattcaaaaaggtCATTTGcacattcattaataaatagcaatcattgtttatatttcagagaaaaaaaattaactacttaaAATCAGCATGGATTACAGAAGGCAAGATTCCTAGCAAGATTTTTCCAAATTCAAGCTGTAATATATTCGAGAAATAAAGTGGTAGTTTTTCAATAATTcctatacatttttaattgctcaaTGAGATTTTACACTGATAAACTAaatatccttcatttttttttctaacaatgacgtcaaatatttttaactttatgccACCGGAAGTATGTATCTTCGCAGCTTTGATCTGCGCGATTGCACATAATAAAGAAACATGCTCTTTCTGTTTCTACCGTTCgcgctaaaaaaataaattgttagacAGAAGGCGCAGACTGATGTTTCGAGGTTCTGTTAagttatcttattaaatttttgtcaacATTGTAGtttatgtatttgtttattgTTGGTTATAATAGcataaacaagtaaaaacactttTCAACTTATCAGTAATAATTAACaacagttttaaagaattttttttagaaaatattaatatgtcaGGATGAAAGAATTCTCTGCAACTTTACTGACGGTAAGGATTGTGATTAGATTAgctgtttcatattttaagaaagatcatgtataaataattttaaaatgctttttgtattataaatttcaaaccttgttgtttcttttattatatctatttacTTGGCGTGgtactattaattattatttattttatcagaattttttatggcaataaaattgtttttttccttgttgaacaattcattgattatttatttatacttttgaaaatgtattctaatgtttttttattgctgCACAGAATCTCtataatatgaataatagatCTTACCGTGTTGAAATATAGTCATAacgataaagaaatataatttaaaacataaagcaatcgaaaaaattatagaaattatatggaatattttatataaataattttttttctcataaagaaaaaaattatggtgtgtattgtttattatttttactttaatgctTAATTTCAGTTTAGTCTGTATGTCCTATATcaaaagttaataacaaataaggtaaaataaagttactattagtaaagaaattagtcaaaattttaaaggtttttaataattgtattcataaaataaaaatagattgaaatattatatgaagGATAATCTTGTAAACTTGTAaagactgttttaaaatatttctgtcatTGAATGTTGtatgtgaaattatatattcatataagaagatttcttaaatgcaaatttaatttatcaaatttatttaatgtgtaatttattaaatttttaaaaacaattcattatattaatggatatatatggttaaaaattgctgctaattttattattttcacttaacCAAATATGATATTAACGTGACTTTGGAACTTTAGTACTCGTcctagttttatattatttatttatcatgaacTGTAATACAGGTTCTTATCCTTATTTAAAACCGTTTTTTGTGGGAGATAAAGAATTGTacatttttcttctattgttatGGCTGAAGtacattctttaaactttttttttctcgattcaCATACCATAAGCTTTATTGTTAAAGATAAGAGCAATTAATTTTGTAGAGAGTAGGATGAATAAAAACACAACTAGCTTAAGAAATTTACCagttagttaataaatttatccttaatttcaattatatatttattaggaatactctactaaattatttatcaactctgttgatttataattttttatatatattattaaatcatttattatttataatattaagactGTTATCTACAAAaacaaagaatacaaaatttatttcctaacaAAGTGAATGAATTCTTTACTTTTACTAAGggctataaaaaatttttttagtatatctaAAATTGCACCAGCTAATTTTGACTATATTTGATATGTTAATTTCAAGTATGGGAAAATTCACAAATCACTCTACTTTTGAGTTGTAgtataactaaattataaaaatatttaaaacttaaaagaacaATTATTCCTGAAATTGTAAAATCATATGAAAAGATGGGGGAGGGGACAAGAAAATATCAGCATTTGTTTTTATACATTATGAATTATAAAGCAATATGATTTCATAACTTTGGTCAGAGAAAGGATTAAGTTTACAATTATCAATGTGTATTTTGTGTGTAGTTAAAAATGGTTACAATCTCTTTGGTCAGAAAAGGGACTGTATAAAATGTCCTTACTTCTTGTTCTGTGGATAGCAGATACAAACAATAACTACTGTTTAAGCAGATACAACAGATACATACTGTTTAAGAAAAGAGAATTTTACCAAAGAGCATATGACtgttggaggggggggggcatcATTCATGAAACTTAGTCATCCAATGTGGAATTTATCTTGCATTTACTACACATGATGTTAAGAATAATAAAGCTGTTTCGTGAACACTCTTCATTGGGATAACCCATGTTTTGTATACATAGGATTGGAAAATGCCTGAAGTAAGCTAGgctgaaagaagaaaagaaataacttaaaactaaatttttttatggccATCAAATCAAACATCTTATAAATATTACTCATTTTATCTACTCTTTAAATGAGGCAAAGGTATAGATCTCATTTGTTCTTGGTGTCAAACCTTCTAGGTAATTGCaaggttgaaaattattttgttttagtttacAGCCagcttaaaagtttttgaaacctTACTTGTAATATGACCATATGCATTACTCCCTGAGTTATGTACACTTTTAAATTTTGGCAGTACTAGTACATGATTTGAtgattcaaagtaaaaaaaaaattttaaaaaatcacaataacATAAAGTCAATGGAGAACCAGTACCATATTAAATAGGAGAACTTTGATGGCAAATTACtgttaaaatctacaaaaatttattctgaaggaactgttaaataaaagaacatttaagagtgaaataaaataatagtaccttttgtcattatttaaatctttccATTTTTAAGTAAACTATTGTAGATTTCCAGGagggttttattttcaattaaaatttgaatttcaaaatagcaTAAATATGGCCATTTTGGCTTTCTCTTGGAATATAAATGGAAAACAAGTTGAATGATTTCACAAGGACATAAGGAAAAATGAAGGACTGATATCAGAACAATTTTGACTCTCATTTGATTGCAGATTActgttaaaatttgtaaagagGTCATGTAgcaaaattaattgaagaaatttttggagtggagcaaaaaaatttttttcttttttttcttttatatttttttttttaatttttttcggttctaatttttattaagctGCTATAGATTTACAGGAATGTTGCTTTGTTCTTTTACTCAGTTAAATTGATTAATGatgattgttaataaaaatagttttaatgaagCTTAATTTAGCATGTTCACTTAAATAATACAGCCATCATATCTTATAAACAAGAGCtgatgaacaaaaattaaaatatttgttttcaacatatgaaatataaataaattgaattttaaaaaaatattatgcagaatGTTGTTGAATGTGTTATTAATCGAATTACCAATAGTGTTGTTATATCTAGTGCCTTATCtggggaaaataaatttttgtcatattaattattaatatcttttattaatattaataatatctttattattattaatatctaacTAATATCTTTTGattcaattattaatatcttCTTAGTTTTatcatagcattttaaaaattgttgaatgattttttgattgatgaatgatttttttactagtggaattttattattctttattttccatGCAACTCTGTTGATTACTGTTTTTAAAGTTGGATtccattagaattttatattcattttgcgACTAATGTTTTTCAGTGCATTCTTTTCATTTATGAACAATTGATCATGAAAGTAGAATTACATAAAGAAAAGGCAGACTTgagcatattattttaatgattttgaatacatttttaggaaatatGTGAAAAGCATGGGATTGTTTGAAGTTTCACTTAAAACCAAGAGTCCTTCATATGCTGACATGGAATTCCTGAATCCtagtaaaaagattaaattagattTGCCTAATAATCATGATGGCAACATTGAAAATGATGATGAGTGGGGTGGCGATGACATCACTGCTGAAGAATTTGATATGTTGGAAACACAGGCTACACAAAAATTAGCTGAAACTTCTTCAAGAACTTTTCGTCAACCTTTTCCAGTTACTAATGGTAAAAACAAAACTGTCTCCATTAAGGTAATtatttgtatgcatatttttctgaaacattatcTCACAATACTTCCATATCTTAAttaatgttgacattttttttatgttcacttttaaaattgttcttaaaattgCTGGTAGAATGTTTAGGCTAGACTTGAGTAATCAGATGTGGTTATTCTAACAATAAACTGTTACCCCCATTTCTTATTAGGATTTACTGTGATGAAGCTGGCACCCCATGTATTGGAATAAGAAATTTCTGATTCATTGGTTGATTTTTGTTTTCCTGTTGGATATAGCAATGTTATAGGGAAGAATTACCTCAATTCTAATGATGGAACTTAATTTCTATGGGAGTGATTGTAGTATGGCTTTTGATGGTCTTTAAGACTCAACCTTTATTCCCATCGCCATGTTGTTAGAGTATGATCATTTAACTACCcagcatattaaaattataatatttacattaccAGTTTGAGTATCTTATctacattaatttgtttttatttcattttaaaatttttaaacgccttttaaattatttctaatgtaaatattttctattcattttgagctatgcatttattgtttttatattttaacgtgATAATGATGcctttttgctttataaatatgCTACAAAATGACTActgattgtaaaattaaaaaagtacacTTTAACCCCCTTCCcccaagtctttttttttttttttaaatctttataggaatttatttcatgctgttaaattgaaattataaatatttcttaattttttatttctcagctTATACTTACTAGAAAAACTAGATCATGAACTAAATACTTAATTTAGCTTCAGTGTTAAATCTGAAATTCTCTATACtacttatttaatgtttaaattgttgggatgaattaaataaatggaaaaatcaaTACAATATGCTGATGGCTATGccaaaactatttcttttaaattattgtaatcccCCAACTTACTTTGGTAATTATCCTTTTTGTGTTCATATGTTGCTTACAATTCATTGTTAATAGTTCTAATGATTGGATGTCTTCATTTTGGATGCATCAAaccaataaattttgtttttaaaagaatacaaacttatttaatttgaaaatttaaattctataattagaAATATGATCTGCAAATTAATCAAGGCCCAATGCATccaatactttttaaattgacCTATGCAATTTATcatccttttattttcttctttatgctTTCAATAAGAAcctcttttatattctttttttgtgttaatttaaaaatttattagaatttaataataaaatgaaatactagagtgaaattaattcatcattttcttttgcattaattCAAGTTTTCTGCTAttggctttttttaaatgtatttaatgcaAGCTTTTGAAAATTACAGCTTCTTAATTGTGTTATTATTCTCATgtgaaagttttttcttttttttttaaatatccttttcaattcTAGGAAGACGAAATGAAGCAGCAACAGTATGAATTAGAAGGGAAAATAAGAATATTGAGCGATTCAATTACAAAACTGTCTAAAGAATTAAATGACGAAAAGATAAATAGAGATAAGCTAATTGCTCAAAAAGTTAGCGAatttaagattaaagaaaataCGTTACACAAAGAAATTCAAAGATTGGAAAGTGTGCTTCAATTTAAGGTAAGTatttatgtcttatttttaatgtgattttttttcccaattttatttgaagttttgtaTTTAACTGTGGTTCTGTTGGTGAACTATTTACTTTGCTGTGTTTGcatgcatttttcataaattatgattttattggtaaacaataaaatcatgtaacaataaaaacataaaaaataaaaacaattaaaaagcataagaacaataaaagcaaaagaagtaaaataataaaaaatcatgtaTAAGCATGTTTGgctatttcattcttattttcataCTTGAAAAGAATTGTCTTCCCTTTATACTGTTGAAGATTCAGATTTACCATAAACAATTTACATTCtgctaactaaaaaaaaattattaactgttaTTCCTATTATGTAGATgcttaaataagtttttcaatattttttctttttacttcaaggaagaatttttttttattttatttacagaatcaAGAAATGAAAAGTGTTTATGATAAAGTTCATATTCTACAAATgcaagtaaaagaaaagaaggaaaatttagAGAAAGAGCAAAGAGACGTTGTCAGGAAAGAAGAAaagctgaaagaaaaagaaactgatccacaatcatttaaatttcaagacaatTTTCTAAACAAGTAAATATCCTAGCTTAGTCATTGTACTTTTCAtctttatattctattaaatgtatttttactttctcatatatatagatcacaaagaggaaatattatatccattaaaaaaaaaaaagaaacagccTTGAGATTATAATGAATATCCAAGTTTCAGATCTCTATGAGTTTGAAAAgtgtattttgcaattttatctgTCTATAATTACAATTTCTCCAAAATTCGATGAACTATAGACATGAAATGtgatttgtaatgttttttttttttttttttaatttccagatttctgttaaatttccgatGAAATCTGCCCTTGGgaactcattatttatttttagcatacaTTCAACAAAcgtgtgtgtttatatatatatatatgtatacagatatatagatagatatagattaaaatttactaattttgatTGAGTTGATAGGAATTGAAGTAGAATTACAATTACTATACAATAAGGATTTTTAATCCTTCTGAAGGATAATATCGAAGAAATATTCTTATTGGCAAACTTGTAGATGAAGGTAATTAAAATCCTCTTCCTTTTCCTATTTCATAAGAGTTGAATTAATATGGAAAAGAATGTATGGGGTGGGAGCTTCCTAACAAATTCTCACAtgcctaaattaaaaaaaaaaaaaaaaaaaaaaaatggaagtaagtggaagttgaaattttctttctgctTCTAATTTCTAGgcttttgcaaatattaaaaacaatttgctGTTCTAAAATAGTCTTTCTGTCTTCAGTTGCAAGAGAATTGTTAagagataatttatatatatataataccatATAAAAACTTGCAAACAAGGAAGGATAGGGATATTAAAGACTATCATTGAAGAAGATctacaaaaattttcataaaatcatgtTATGAAAACCTTTACAATCGATTTGGCTTTAAGAAATATGCTTAATTTTCtgcatagtttaaatttaattattattagtattttaatattttttatatgttccaAGTGCTGCAAACTTCATTTTATGCTTTGCTGTTGTTCACTTAAGTATCTtgcttattttaagaaattttaaatgacattgataattatgattttcagttatcaatttcaatttttccagCTCTTTTTAAAGTAGATTTTTACAGAATGCTGggagaaaatcaaaatattactgTTATGACCACTCCgacatggaaaataaaatttacagctcttaaaaatgaaaagttgtcTCATATAGATATTCTTTAGTAATTTATTGTTTTCCCCTACATATGTGCATcatactgcaattttaattttactatatgtttaacaaactgaaattatcagttttaattaatcaaaaagtattttttaattttctttttttgtgaatacaaatatatttttatttatttatttatttattttattttattattattattatttttttttttgaataaatcttgCAAAATAGTTTGTGTTCTAAAGTTGAGAATTTAGATTATATGGATTAATAATTATAGatgaaataaacttattatttgaaattgtgttCTAATTTGacttaatattcttatttcagatttcaatttGAATCTAGATCATCCATTCATGTCACTGGCATACAGAATAAAAACAATGAGTCAGCTTTTAGAAAATACAGATTACAGATTGACACACCTAaaggttaaatataatttttcatttgcttgtggtttttaaattgtgattcatcatgaattttttttaaaaagttcttgcagctttttaaaaataaatgtgaaactgaatatgtaaaaaattagtGTTCTGTATACATGACTTGTCATAATGCATACTTTGTTTTAATGTTCTTCATTTAAGACTTTAAAGTTTAATCAATaatcaatggattttttttaatttttacttgattTACTATTAATGATGCTATATGtgtataaaaattccaaatatcgaatgaaagtaattacaaaatctattcaataatgcatggttattttaatgaatgatttttaaaattgcatgatctatgtttgaattgaaatgtttattaattcttTCTTATTGTAGAAAAGAATTACTCTATTGCAAAaccatgaaaatatattataaccattagtgatattttcataaatgtatgAAGTTAATATGTCTATGATTGTATCATGcttttaagtaatctttaaattaccataatctttattattatttcatgatcTTAACTCTTGCTTTATTGAAACTTTGGCAAAAAATGCTGCAATGAAACTACGAAATAAAGTTTTCCCTCTAGCAAATATTTTCATCTGTGAGTGCATTATGATTCTATCTCTAGAATATTGTCTTATAataggatttcatttttttttttcgatatttctttgaccgaaatgcttttaaattgttattgcagattgaaatatacattttttttattgtgaaaaaacaatgaaatatctttaaatgatttttttttatttaaatgagcatTAATTAACTTCcactaaaagaatttaaaattcattttattttcaggtaAAACAACAGGTTCTGAAATAGTATCTTCAATTTTATGTAATAGACTTTCAATTCCTCCTGCACAAAACTCTTTCATCTCTCCTCTAATAACAAATCAAAATCCAAATGCATTGGCAAGAACCTCTGTTCAGATATCACCAGTGTCTATAGCAAGATTAAACTCTGATAAAGAAACATCAGAACTATTAGACTATTTTGACAATGTGCTGGAAAATTATGTGACtcatttaaatggaatttctGATAGAAATGCTGTGGCTGGTCCCAGTACAACTTCACCTTTGTCTCTGAGAAGAAAGGAATCTAGTCAAGATAGGTCTTATGTTATATCAGTTTTAAAGGATCTCTCCCTCTTTTTGTCTTGCCACCAGTTTGTTTCTGTGGTTCAGAAACTGGAATTTACAAGCATggattcaaatgaaaacaaaaaggtTAATAGAATTGGAATTCTCTCttaacaacaaaagaaaacttggtttaaacaatatttatggtTGTGTGTTatgaatttaatatgtttatgcttattttattattgaagcgTATCTTCccacatcaattttttaatttgcttattttattggtattttttctttataaataactaGTTAATTCTCTTATAAAGTTctaatattataaagattttattctaatttgttgTAAATCTGTAGAttatgaaatagaagaaaatcaataataaaaatatttaacaaactcCTTTTTACTGCAAAGATTATGAATGAAGAAGTTACTTTCACATCTAAACAAGTAATTGCAAGGAAGGATTTGTGATTTCCCCTGATTGTCTGTAGAGTCTGTattcttgatttcatttattagaaGTCAAACTGGAAGTTGTGGAatgattgtgtgtgtgtatacatatatatatatgatattaaaatgattacTGAATTGGTTTGAGCAGAGATCAGTTAGGTAAATAAGGAGGAAAGAGAACCAAGAAAATTGCAAAGATTATACTAAACTGATTTTGCTGTGATTATTATACTAAGCACTCAAGATCATTGAAGTGCTATTGCATCTTAATATATATTGTGTATCAATTTTTGATGAGATTATACCAATATATATTCGCGTATATTTTGTATCTTAATTTAGGTTATATGTAAGCAGATAAATACCAATAatctcaaattattaaattcagttttgaaagtCCTACATGCTTTATTTCCTTTTATCAGTATTGTTTAGGTccaaagaaaatcttaaataagataatgcaatttttcatgaatattactatttttttgtgctagatataattttgatttatttttatttttaataggtaTCCAAGCAAAATGACTTAATGCAAGCTATGAATACAAATCAAACCATCTGTCATACAGTACATTCGTTATTTCGCTCATTAGTGCGTCTCTCAAATTCAAATACTTATCCTGTGAGTTGAAAAGAAGGTAGAATGCAGATTATTCTGCACATGTctgcaattttatatttgaaaattttcttttgttttagtaTTAATTGCTAGTgctacataattatattttttttaaattttatttgtggagcactaaaatatttttcatatgttaaaatattggcACATAtcatttatcaatttcttttgctttattgaaattgattatttgaGCCTAGTTCGCTTTTATTGTTTCAGTCTGTTATTTTataatggatataaattttttttctagactaGTTTcgtgaaaattgaaga is part of the Argiope bruennichi chromosome 10, qqArgBrue1.1, whole genome shotgun sequence genome and harbors:
- the LOC129988612 gene encoding uncharacterized protein LOC129988612, producing the protein MGLFEVSLKTKSPSYADMEFLNPSKKIKLDLPNNHDGNIENDDEWGGDDITAEEFDMLETQATQKLAETSSRTFRQPFPVTNGKNKTVSIKEDEMKQQQYELEGKIRILSDSITKLSKELNDEKINRDKLIAQKVSEFKIKENTLHKEIQRLESVLQFKNQEMKSVYDKVHILQMQVKEKKENLEKEQRDVVRKEEKLKEKETDPQSFKFQDNFLNKFQFESRSSIHVTGIQNKNNESAFRKYRLQIDTPKGKTTGSEIVSSILCNRLSIPPAQNSFISPLITNQNPNALARTSVQISPVSIARLNSDKETSELLDYFDNVLENYVTHLNGISDRNAVAGPSTTSPLSLRRKESSQDRSYVISVLKDLSLFLSCHQFVSVVQKLEFTSMDSNENKKVSKQNDLMQAMNTNQTICHTVHSLFRSLVRLSNSNTYPTSFVKIEEIEWSLAALVSWSFSASQNFMQYISEIPLASFISSYHSERSLVLILKLLTNLCTCKRIIPVVTHQNDTCVLCSLASLTLQKINGSTPQFINVMLLVEDFFSTIFTMYNFRELKLDLSPCPSLILQGIVISLWKFCEIHKENTGEFNLIFRKGFTLLHLLSRYFPNFKERRTGFEDNYISLVGRMLTMSKENPLFKDFYDLIHDLWDFQDDTSELDLDEPSEDSVTNMDFLSQTSS